The following coding sequences lie in one Saccharopolyspora hordei genomic window:
- a CDS encoding YchJ family metal-binding protein: MSTAERCPCGLGEPYAECCARLHSGERRAATAEELVRSRFSAFAVGDADYLLATWHPSTRPAEVDLDPELRWVRLEVLDRTGGGPFDTEGTVRFRAHYRAPGGTGVLTEHSRFTKEGGAWSYVDGEHE; this comes from the coding sequence GTGAGCACTGCCGAACGATGCCCCTGCGGACTCGGCGAGCCCTACGCCGAGTGCTGCGCCCGCCTGCACTCCGGGGAGCGCCGCGCGGCCACCGCCGAAGAGCTGGTGCGGTCGCGGTTCAGCGCCTTCGCGGTCGGGGACGCGGACTACCTGCTGGCCACCTGGCACCCCTCGACCCGGCCGGCGGAGGTCGACCTCGACCCCGAGCTGCGCTGGGTGCGGCTGGAGGTCCTCGACCGCACCGGGGGCGGGCCGTTCGACACCGAGGGCACCGTGCGCTTCCGCGCGCACTACCGGGCTCCGGGCGGTACCGGGGTGCTGACCGAGCACAGCCGCTTCACCAAGGAGGGCGGCGCCTGGTCCTACGTCGACGGCGAGCACGAGTGA
- a CDS encoding FadR/GntR family transcriptional regulator, whose amino-acid sequence MSQDEPLVLQSRASEALFRAVRTGNAFEETVERLLQAIRLGVVAPGERLPAERDLATRLGVSRVTLREAIRALQEAGYVESRRGRYGGTFVNVEPPRSSRKGPRRIAREMGVDLHDALTHRHVLEVGSAEQAAARELSEAERAHLVSRLSDAGNAELHNYRRMDSRLHLAIAELTGSASLTSAVADVRMRLNELLDAIPLLERNITHSNEQHEEVVRAILDGDPDAARRAMAEHLEGTASLLRGFLS is encoded by the coding sequence GTGAGCCAGGACGAGCCGCTGGTGCTGCAGAGCCGGGCGAGCGAGGCGCTGTTCCGCGCCGTGCGCACCGGCAACGCGTTCGAGGAGACGGTGGAGCGCCTGCTGCAGGCGATCCGCCTCGGCGTGGTGGCGCCGGGGGAGCGGCTGCCCGCGGAGCGGGACCTGGCGACCCGCCTCGGCGTGAGCCGGGTGACGCTGCGGGAGGCGATCCGGGCACTGCAGGAGGCCGGGTACGTGGAGTCCCGGCGCGGCCGCTACGGCGGCACCTTCGTCAACGTCGAACCGCCCCGGTCCAGCCGCAAGGGGCCGCGCCGGATCGCCCGGGAGATGGGTGTCGACCTGCACGACGCCCTGACCCACCGGCACGTCCTGGAGGTGGGCTCGGCCGAGCAGGCCGCGGCCCGGGAGCTCAGCGAAGCCGAACGCGCCCACCTGGTCTCCCGGCTGTCCGACGCGGGCAACGCGGAGCTGCACAACTACCGGCGGATGGACTCGCGCCTGCACCTGGCGATCGCCGAGCTGACCGGCTCGGCGTCGCTGACCTCGGCGGTCGCCGACGTGCGGATGCGGCTGAACGAACTGCTCGACGCGATCCCGCTGCTGGAGCGCAACATCACGCACTCCAACGAGCAGCACGAGGAGGTCGTGCGCGCCATCCTCGACGGCGATCCGGACGCCGCCCGGCGGGCCATGGCCGAGCACCTGGAGGGCACCGCGTCGCTGTTGCGCGGCTTCCTGTCCTGA
- a CDS encoding 3-oxoacyl-ACP reductase, protein MPERLQDRVAVITGGASGIGLATARRFASEGARVVIADVDPDTGKEAAAEVGGLFVQTDVTDADAVQRLFATADAEYGSIDIAFNNAGISPPEDDSILDTDIEAWRKVQEVNLTSVYLCCKHVLPYMRRQQRGSIINTASFVAVMGAATSQISYTASKGGVLAMSRELGVQFAREGIRVNALCPGPVNTPLLQELFAKDPERAQRRLVHVPMGRFAEATEIAAAVAFLASDDASFITASQFLVDGGISGAYVTPL, encoded by the coding sequence ATGCCGGAACGTCTGCAGGACCGCGTGGCCGTCATCACCGGCGGCGCCAGCGGGATCGGCCTGGCCACCGCGCGCCGGTTCGCCAGCGAAGGAGCGCGGGTCGTCATCGCCGACGTCGACCCGGACACCGGGAAGGAGGCGGCCGCCGAGGTCGGCGGCCTGTTCGTGCAGACCGACGTCACCGACGCCGACGCCGTGCAGCGGCTGTTCGCCACCGCCGACGCCGAGTACGGCTCCATCGACATCGCCTTCAACAACGCGGGCATCTCGCCGCCGGAGGACGACTCCATCCTGGACACCGACATCGAGGCGTGGCGGAAGGTGCAGGAGGTCAACCTCACCTCGGTCTACCTGTGCTGCAAGCACGTCCTGCCGTACATGCGGCGGCAGCAGCGGGGTTCGATCATCAACACCGCGTCGTTCGTGGCGGTGATGGGCGCGGCGACCTCCCAGATCTCCTACACCGCGAGCAAGGGCGGCGTGCTGGCGATGTCCCGCGAGCTCGGCGTGCAGTTCGCGCGCGAGGGCATCCGCGTCAACGCGCTGTGCCCGGGGCCGGTGAACACGCCGCTGCTGCAGGAGCTGTTCGCCAAGGACCCGGAGCGGGCCCAGCGGCGGCTGGTGCACGTGCCGATGGGCCGTTTCGCCGAGGCGACCGAGATCGCCGCCGCGGTCGCGTTCCTGGCCAGCGACGACGCCTCGTTCATCACCGCCTCGCAGTTCCTGGTGGACGGTGGCATCTCCGGCGCCTACGTCACGCCCCTGTGA
- a CDS encoding aldehyde dehydrogenase family protein: MRTVEETDAAIARAVRAQRAWSSLAPAERGRLLRRFAAAVDDDLEHLAELEVRNSGHTIGNARGEAANVRDVLEYYAAAPDRLFGKQIPVAGGVDVTLQEPMGVVGVIVPWNFPMPVAAWGFAPALAAGNAVVLKPAELTPLTAVRLGELALQAGLPEGLFQVLPGVGEVVGERFVTHPDVRKVVFTGSTEVGKRIMRGCAEQVKRVTLELGGKSANIVFADADLERAAATAPDGVFDNAGQDCCARSRILVQRPVFERFMELLEPAVRSVVVGDPADPKTAMGPLISAEHRAKVAGYVPDGAPVAFRGEAPSGSGFWFPPTVLTPDPADPAFTEEIFGPVVCVVPFDDEDDAVRIANDTEYGLSGSIWTRDVSRALRVSRAVEAGNLSVNSHSSVRYNTPFGGFKQSGLGRELGPDAVDAFTETKNVFIPTGA, translated from the coding sequence ATGCGCACCGTCGAGGAGACCGACGCCGCGATCGCCCGCGCGGTCCGGGCGCAGCGCGCGTGGAGCTCGCTCGCCCCCGCCGAGCGGGGGCGGCTGCTGCGCCGCTTCGCCGCTGCGGTGGACGACGACCTCGAGCACCTCGCCGAGCTGGAGGTCCGCAACTCCGGGCACACCATCGGCAACGCCCGGGGCGAGGCGGCCAACGTCCGCGACGTGCTGGAGTACTACGCCGCCGCACCCGACCGCCTCTTCGGCAAGCAGATCCCGGTGGCCGGGGGCGTGGACGTCACGCTCCAGGAGCCGATGGGCGTGGTCGGCGTGATCGTGCCGTGGAACTTCCCGATGCCCGTCGCGGCGTGGGGGTTCGCCCCGGCGCTGGCCGCCGGCAACGCGGTGGTGCTCAAGCCCGCGGAGCTCACCCCGCTGACCGCGGTGCGGCTCGGCGAGCTGGCGCTGCAGGCGGGCCTGCCGGAGGGGCTGTTCCAGGTGCTGCCCGGCGTGGGCGAGGTCGTCGGGGAGCGCTTCGTCACCCACCCCGACGTGCGCAAGGTCGTCTTCACCGGGTCCACCGAGGTGGGCAAGCGGATCATGCGGGGCTGCGCCGAGCAGGTCAAGCGCGTGACGCTGGAGCTCGGCGGCAAGAGCGCCAACATCGTCTTCGCCGACGCCGACCTGGAGCGCGCGGCGGCGACCGCCCCGGACGGCGTGTTCGACAACGCCGGGCAGGACTGCTGCGCGCGGTCCCGGATCCTGGTGCAGCGCCCCGTCTTCGAGAGGTTCATGGAGCTGCTGGAGCCTGCGGTGCGGAGCGTGGTCGTCGGTGACCCCGCCGATCCGAAGACCGCGATGGGGCCGCTGATCTCGGCCGAGCACCGCGCCAAGGTCGCCGGCTACGTGCCCGACGGCGCCCCGGTGGCGTTCCGCGGCGAGGCGCCGAGCGGCAGCGGTTTCTGGTTCCCGCCCACGGTCCTCACGCCCGACCCGGCGGACCCGGCGTTCACCGAGGAGATCTTCGGCCCGGTGGTCTGCGTGGTGCCGTTCGACGACGAGGACGACGCGGTGCGCATCGCCAACGACACCGAGTACGGGCTGTCCGGGTCGATCTGGACGCGCGACGTGTCCCGTGCGCTGCGCGTCTCGCGCGCGGTGGAGGCCGGGAACCTGTCGGTCAACTCGCACTCCTCGGTGCGCTACAACACGCCGTTCGGCGGGTTCAAGCAGTCCGGGCTCGGCCGCGAGCTCGGGCCCGATGCGGTGGACGCCTTCACCGAGACCAAGAACGTCTTCATCCCGACCGGCGCGTGA
- a CDS encoding gamma-glutamyl-gamma-aminobutyrate hydrolase family protein, with product MVSNGSDRPIIGISTYVETARWGVWHREAALLPTSYVQAVHRGGGVPVLLPVLPDGPDLSAVDAVVLAGGPDVDPAGYGQPPHHELGPVRPERDAWEVRLLRAALDRDLPVLGVCRGAQVMNVAFGGTLHQHLPELVEHRRHQPEPAVFGSTRVALRAGSRIAAVLGEEVVVPCYHHQAIAEVAAELDVVGRADDGTVEAVELPGRRFAIGVQWHPEEDTVDDRLFAALAAAAREGRGEHRT from the coding sequence GTGGTTTCGAACGGCTCTGACCGTCCGATCATCGGCATCAGCACCTACGTCGAGACGGCGAGGTGGGGCGTGTGGCACCGCGAAGCCGCGCTGCTTCCCACCAGCTACGTCCAGGCCGTGCACCGCGGCGGTGGTGTCCCGGTGCTGCTGCCCGTCCTGCCGGACGGACCCGACCTGTCCGCTGTGGACGCCGTGGTGCTGGCCGGGGGGCCGGACGTCGACCCCGCGGGGTACGGGCAGCCGCCGCACCACGAGCTCGGCCCGGTGCGGCCGGAGCGGGACGCCTGGGAGGTCCGGTTGCTGCGCGCCGCGCTCGACCGCGACCTGCCGGTGCTCGGGGTGTGCCGGGGCGCGCAGGTCATGAACGTCGCCTTCGGCGGGACGCTGCACCAGCACCTGCCGGAGCTGGTCGAGCACCGGCGGCACCAGCCGGAACCCGCGGTCTTCGGCAGCACCCGGGTCGCGCTGCGCGCGGGCAGCCGGATCGCGGCGGTCCTGGGCGAGGAGGTGGTGGTGCCCTGCTACCACCACCAGGCCATCGCCGAGGTCGCCGCGGAGCTCGACGTGGTGGGGCGGGCCGACGACGGCACCGTCGAGGCGGTCGAGCTCCCGGGACGGCGGTTCGCCATCGGGGTGCAGTGGCACCCGGAAGAGGACACTGTGGACGATCGGTTGTTCGCGGCACTGGCCGCGGCTGCGAGGGAGGGACGCGGTGAGCACCGCACATGA
- a CDS encoding glutamine synthetase family protein has translation MPRNEQLTLGRLRELVESGEVDTVVVALTDMQGRLQGKRCSARYFLDEVLAHGTEACSYLLAVDVDMTTVDGYALTSWEKGYGDFVLKPHLDTLRLVPWQEATALVLCDVQWHSGEPVGPSPRQVLRGQLDRLAELGLAAHVGTELEFLAFRDSYEGAWDKRYHGLTPVNQYNVDYSIAGTARVEGLLRRIRNDMAGAGLYVESAKGECNLGQHEIAIRYADALTSCDNHVFYKNGAKEIAAAEGLSLTFMAKYDQREGNSCHIHVSLHDENGSAMPGDGEHGFSDLMAHFIAGQLACLPELTYFLAPNINSYKRFAAGSFAPTTIAWGRDNRTCALRVVGHGPSLRVENRVPGGDVNPYLAVAAILAAGLHGIAEELPLEPMLAGNAYASDKGTVPTTLREAADLLARSKVAVEAFGQDVVDHYVNAARVELAAFDAAVTDWERIRGFERL, from the coding sequence GTGCCGCGCAACGAGCAGCTGACACTCGGACGCCTGCGCGAGTTGGTCGAGTCCGGCGAGGTGGACACGGTCGTCGTCGCGCTGACCGACATGCAGGGAAGGCTGCAGGGCAAGCGCTGCTCGGCCCGCTACTTCCTGGACGAGGTGCTCGCGCACGGCACCGAGGCGTGCAGCTACCTGCTCGCCGTCGACGTCGACATGACCACTGTGGACGGTTACGCGCTGACCTCGTGGGAGAAGGGGTACGGCGACTTCGTGCTGAAGCCCCACCTGGACACGCTGCGCCTCGTCCCGTGGCAGGAGGCGACCGCGCTGGTGCTCTGCGACGTGCAGTGGCACTCCGGCGAACCGGTCGGTCCGTCACCGCGGCAGGTGCTGCGCGGGCAGCTCGACCGGCTCGCCGAGCTCGGGCTCGCCGCGCACGTCGGGACCGAGCTGGAGTTCCTGGCCTTCCGCGACAGCTACGAGGGCGCGTGGGACAAGCGCTACCACGGGCTCACGCCGGTCAACCAGTACAACGTGGACTACTCCATCGCCGGCACCGCCCGAGTGGAGGGGCTGCTGCGGCGGATCCGCAACGACATGGCCGGCGCCGGGCTGTACGTCGAGTCGGCCAAGGGCGAGTGCAACCTCGGTCAGCACGAGATCGCCATCCGCTACGCCGACGCGTTGACCAGCTGCGACAACCACGTCTTCTACAAGAACGGCGCCAAGGAGATCGCCGCCGCGGAAGGCCTCAGCCTCACCTTCATGGCCAAGTACGACCAGCGCGAGGGCAACTCCTGCCACATCCACGTGAGCCTGCACGACGAGAACGGCTCGGCGATGCCCGGCGACGGCGAGCACGGGTTCTCCGACCTCATGGCGCACTTCATCGCCGGCCAGCTGGCGTGCCTGCCGGAGCTGACGTACTTCCTGGCGCCGAACATCAACTCCTACAAGCGGTTCGCGGCGGGCAGCTTCGCGCCCACCACCATCGCCTGGGGCCGGGACAACCGGACGTGCGCCCTGCGCGTGGTCGGCCACGGGCCGAGCCTGCGGGTGGAGAACCGGGTGCCCGGTGGCGACGTCAACCCCTACCTCGCGGTGGCGGCGATCCTGGCGGCCGGCCTGCACGGGATCGCCGAGGAGCTGCCGCTGGAACCGATGCTGGCGGGCAACGCCTACGCCTCCGACAAGGGCACCGTGCCGACGACGTTGCGGGAGGCGGCCGACCTGCTGGCCCGGAGCAAGGTCGCGGTCGAGGCGTTCGGCCAGGACGTCGTCGACCACTACGTCAACGCGGCCCGGGTGGAACTGGCCGCCTTCGACGCGGCGGTCACCGATTGGGAGCGCATCCGTGGTTTCGAACGGCTCTGA
- the eat gene encoding ethanolamine permease, producing MAEKRRQVDYEQVGSDYLDKRRLRRGAAGWLLLAGLGVSYVISGDFAGWNFGLAQGGWGGLLVATVLMATMYTCMVFGLAEMASALPVAGAGYGFARRALGPLGGFATGTAILIEYAIAPAAIAVFIGGYVESLGLFGLTNSWPVYLACFVVFIGIHIYGVGEALRLMFGITAVAVVALVAFVVGMVPEFSTAKLFDIAPTDAVGASTFLPFGYAGVLASLVYGIWFFLAVEGVPLAAEEARDPRKDMPRGIIAAITVLLLFAAAILVVAPGGAGSSAISGADNPLPEAVRVAAGGNSVLAEVVNYVGLAGLVASFFSIIYAASRQLFALSRAGYLPRWLSVTSKRRTPHLALVVPGTIGFALATATRDGAVLIDIAVFGATVSYVLLNLSHIVLRRREPGLERPYRTPGGVVTTAVALVLAVAAVVATFIVDMLAAAITALIFLAALAYFWCYSRHHLIASAPEEEFAALEAAESELTQRDGS from the coding sequence ATGGCCGAGAAGCGGCGGCAGGTGGACTACGAGCAGGTCGGCAGCGACTACCTGGACAAGCGGCGGCTCCGGCGGGGCGCAGCGGGCTGGCTCCTGCTCGCCGGGCTCGGTGTCTCGTACGTGATCTCCGGCGACTTCGCCGGCTGGAACTTCGGGCTCGCGCAAGGCGGCTGGGGCGGGTTGCTGGTGGCCACGGTGCTGATGGCGACCATGTACACCTGCATGGTGTTCGGCCTGGCCGAGATGGCCTCCGCGCTGCCGGTGGCCGGTGCCGGGTACGGCTTCGCCCGGCGCGCGCTCGGCCCGCTCGGCGGGTTCGCCACCGGCACCGCCATCCTCATCGAGTACGCCATCGCACCGGCCGCGATCGCGGTGTTCATCGGCGGCTACGTGGAATCGCTGGGCCTGTTCGGGTTGACGAACAGCTGGCCGGTGTACCTGGCCTGCTTCGTGGTCTTCATCGGCATCCACATCTACGGCGTCGGCGAGGCGCTGCGGCTGATGTTCGGCATCACCGCGGTGGCCGTGGTCGCGCTGGTCGCCTTCGTGGTCGGCATGGTCCCCGAGTTCTCCACGGCGAAGCTGTTCGACATCGCGCCCACGGACGCGGTCGGCGCCAGCACCTTCCTGCCGTTCGGCTACGCCGGGGTGCTCGCCTCGCTGGTGTACGGCATCTGGTTCTTCCTGGCGGTGGAAGGCGTCCCGCTCGCCGCGGAGGAAGCGCGCGACCCGCGCAAGGACATGCCGCGCGGGATCATCGCGGCGATCACGGTGCTGCTGCTGTTCGCCGCGGCGATCCTGGTGGTCGCGCCGGGCGGGGCGGGGTCGTCGGCCATCTCCGGTGCCGACAACCCGCTGCCCGAGGCGGTGCGCGTCGCGGCCGGCGGGAACAGCGTGCTCGCCGAGGTGGTCAACTACGTGGGCCTGGCCGGGCTGGTGGCCAGCTTCTTCTCCATCATCTACGCCGCGTCCCGCCAGCTGTTCGCGCTGTCCCGGGCCGGCTACCTGCCGCGCTGGCTGTCGGTCACCAGCAAGCGCCGCACCCCGCACCTGGCCCTGGTCGTGCCCGGCACCATCGGGTTCGCGCTGGCCACCGCCACCCGCGACGGCGCCGTGCTCATCGACATCGCCGTGTTCGGCGCCACCGTCTCGTACGTGCTGCTGAACCTCTCGCACATCGTGCTGCGCCGCCGCGAACCGGGCCTGGAGCGCCCGTACCGCACGCCGGGCGGCGTCGTGACCACGGCGGTGGCCCTGGTGCTGGCCGTCGCCGCGGTGGTCGCGACGTTCATCGTCGACATGCTCGCGGCGGCGATCACCGCGCTGATCTTCCTGGCGGCGCTGGCCTACTTCTGGTGCTACAGCCGCCACCACCTCATCGCCTCGGCCCCCGAGGAGGAGTTCGCCGCCCTCGAAGCCGCCGAGTCCGAACTCACCCAGCGCGACGGGTCGTGA
- a CDS encoding primary-amine oxidase codes for MAMHPLDPLSAEEVLRNRDVLQQAGLLRASTRFPLVQLAEPDKAAVFAHRDGDPVERRARSVLLDVETGEVMTTVVSLTSGELVDKAVVNPVDEGQPPVMLDEYELVERIVRADETWLRAIRDRGIEDVSTVRVCPLSAGWFGDPAERGRRMLRALAFLQDSPDELPWAHPIDGLVAYVDVIEQRVLEVVDDRTLPVPAESGDYTDEAVRGPHRESLRPIEITQPEGPSFHVDGHEVRWEDWRFRIGFDPREGLVLHQLSFHERPVVHRASISEMVVNYGDPSPARFWQNYFDAGEYSLGKLANELVLGCDCLGEIRYFDAVVAQEDGTPRTLRNAVCLHEEDVGVLWKHTDVFTGSAETRRQRRLVVSFFVSVGNYDYGFYWYLYLDGTIQLETKATGIVFTSAYPEEGSRWATELAPGLGGPYHQHLFSARLDMTVDGTRNAVDEVEVQRVPIGADNPHGNAFTRRVTRLARESEAAREADPASGRVWHVVNTERTNRLGQPVGYALHPQGGPLLLADPESSIARRAAFATKHLWVTQCSPDERYPAGEWVNQHHGGAGLPAYAAQDRSVDGEDIVLWHTFGLTHFPRTEDWPVMPVDTCGFTLKPVGFLDRNPTLDVPPTTSTHSHCCES; via the coding sequence ATGGCGATGCACCCGCTGGATCCGCTGAGCGCGGAGGAGGTCCTGCGCAACCGCGACGTCCTGCAGCAGGCCGGCCTGCTGCGCGCGTCGACCCGGTTCCCCCTGGTGCAGCTGGCGGAACCGGACAAGGCCGCGGTGTTCGCGCACCGCGACGGCGATCCGGTGGAGCGGCGGGCGCGCTCGGTGCTGCTGGACGTCGAGACCGGTGAGGTGATGACCACCGTGGTCTCGCTGACCAGCGGCGAACTGGTGGACAAGGCCGTGGTCAACCCGGTCGACGAGGGTCAGCCGCCGGTCATGCTCGACGAGTACGAGCTGGTCGAGCGCATCGTGCGTGCCGACGAGACCTGGCTGCGGGCGATCCGCGACCGCGGCATCGAGGACGTGTCCACGGTGCGGGTGTGCCCGCTGTCGGCGGGGTGGTTCGGCGACCCGGCGGAGCGCGGTCGGCGGATGCTGCGCGCCCTGGCGTTCCTGCAGGACAGCCCGGACGAACTGCCGTGGGCGCACCCGATCGACGGGCTGGTGGCCTACGTCGACGTGATCGAGCAGCGGGTGCTGGAGGTCGTCGACGACCGCACGCTCCCGGTGCCGGCCGAGAGCGGCGACTACACCGACGAAGCGGTGCGCGGCCCGCACCGCGAGTCGCTGCGACCGATCGAGATCACCCAGCCCGAGGGGCCGAGCTTCCACGTCGACGGCCACGAGGTGCGGTGGGAGGACTGGCGGTTCCGCATCGGGTTCGACCCGCGCGAAGGCCTGGTGCTGCACCAGCTGTCCTTCCACGAGCGGCCGGTGGTCCACCGGGCGTCGATCAGCGAGATGGTGGTCAACTACGGCGACCCGTCCCCGGCCCGGTTCTGGCAGAACTACTTCGACGCCGGCGAGTACTCGCTGGGCAAGCTCGCCAACGAACTGGTGCTCGGCTGCGACTGCCTCGGCGAGATCCGGTACTTCGACGCCGTGGTGGCGCAGGAGGACGGCACGCCCCGCACGCTGCGCAACGCGGTGTGCCTGCACGAAGAGGACGTCGGGGTGCTGTGGAAGCACACCGACGTGTTCACCGGCTCGGCCGAGACCCGCCGGCAGCGGCGGCTGGTGGTGTCGTTCTTCGTCTCGGTCGGCAACTACGACTACGGCTTCTACTGGTACCTCTACCTGGACGGCACCATCCAGCTGGAGACCAAGGCGACGGGGATCGTGTTCACCTCCGCCTACCCGGAGGAGGGGTCGCGCTGGGCCACCGAGCTCGCTCCCGGGCTCGGCGGCCCGTACCACCAGCACCTGTTCAGCGCGCGGCTGGACATGACGGTGGACGGCACCCGCAACGCGGTGGACGAGGTCGAGGTGCAGCGGGTGCCGATCGGCGCGGACAACCCGCACGGCAACGCCTTCACCCGGCGCGTCACCAGGCTGGCGCGGGAGAGCGAGGCGGCGCGCGAAGCGGACCCGGCGTCGGGCCGGGTCTGGCACGTGGTCAACACCGAGCGCACCAACCGCCTCGGTCAACCGGTCGGCTACGCGCTGCACCCGCAGGGCGGCCCGCTGCTGCTGGCCGACCCGGAGTCCTCGATCGCCCGGCGCGCGGCGTTCGCGACCAAGCACCTGTGGGTCACCCAGTGCTCGCCGGACGAGCGGTACCCGGCGGGCGAGTGGGTGAACCAGCACCACGGCGGGGCGGGGCTCCCGGCCTACGCGGCGCAGGACCGCAGCGTCGACGGCGAGGACATCGTCCTGTGGCACACCTTCGGCCTCACGCACTTCCCGCGGACCGAGGACTGGCCGGTCATGCCGGTGGACACGTGCGGCTTCACCCTCAAGCCGGTCGGCTTCCTCGACCGCAACCCCACCCTCGACGTCCCACCCACCACGAGCACCCACTCCCACTGCTGCGAGTCCTGA
- a CDS encoding sensor histidine kinase encodes MLRVQTSLSRQLLSWQLLIIFVLLASVAVFSVAQTNIAFRNNEGRRMLSVAEDLAATTGVRESLQDPYRRDALPIFAESARSLSGADDVIIADERGVVLTSPDPAQRGKPLPLGESTVLQGRSWIGVVTTDGVESLVAHVPVLSDGLRTIGVVAAGSNTPDVLQGLREAPENPLALLAFATVLGVAGSVLLARRVKRQTLGLEPREITRLVEHREALLHGVREGVLGIDEQNRITLVNDQARQLLSLPDDCVGRDIDSLDLNDRARDVLTGRTDGVDQIVLRRGKVVVLNRMPISSVGAVVTMRDRTELVDLQRELAVHRDTTDTLRAQAHEFSNRLHTISGLIELGEYEEVQRYVMRISHRHEQWHAEVTARIHDSATAALLIAKASLAAERGVGLRLDEGSYLPALDDRLSADLVTVLGNLVDNALDALEGAGEADDRWVEIDVRCTDEVVVVVRDSGPGVAAEIVEEVFRHGFTTKAARGGERGLGLALTRQICHRRGGSVHVHNARGAVFTATLPLGGPQA; translated from the coding sequence GTGCTGCGCGTGCAGACATCGCTGTCCCGGCAGCTGCTCAGCTGGCAGCTGCTGATCATCTTCGTGCTGCTCGCCTCGGTCGCGGTGTTCTCGGTGGCGCAGACGAACATCGCCTTCCGGAACAACGAGGGCCGCCGGATGCTCTCGGTCGCCGAGGACCTGGCCGCCACCACCGGCGTGCGGGAGAGCCTGCAGGACCCCTACCGGCGCGACGCCCTGCCGATCTTCGCCGAGAGCGCCCGCAGCCTCTCCGGCGCGGACGACGTGATCATCGCCGACGAGCGCGGCGTCGTGCTCACCTCGCCCGACCCCGCGCAGCGCGGCAAGCCGCTCCCGCTGGGCGAGAGCACCGTGCTGCAGGGCCGGTCGTGGATCGGCGTGGTCACCACCGACGGCGTCGAATCGCTGGTGGCGCACGTGCCGGTGCTCTCCGACGGCCTGCGCACCATCGGCGTGGTCGCCGCCGGCAGCAACACCCCGGACGTGCTGCAGGGCCTGCGCGAGGCCCCGGAGAACCCGCTCGCGCTGCTGGCCTTCGCCACGGTGCTCGGGGTGGCCGGGTCGGTGCTGCTGGCGCGCCGGGTCAAGCGGCAGACGCTGGGGCTCGAGCCGCGCGAGATCACGCGGCTGGTCGAGCACCGCGAGGCGCTGCTGCACGGCGTGCGGGAAGGCGTGCTCGGCATCGACGAGCAGAACCGCATCACGCTGGTCAACGACCAGGCGCGGCAGCTGCTCTCGCTGCCGGACGACTGCGTGGGCCGTGACATCGACTCGCTGGACCTCAACGACCGCGCCCGCGACGTGCTCACCGGCCGCACCGACGGCGTGGACCAGATCGTGCTGCGGCGCGGCAAGGTCGTGGTGCTCAACCGGATGCCGATCTCCTCGGTCGGCGCGGTGGTCACCATGCGCGACCGCACCGAGCTGGTCGACCTGCAGCGGGAGCTCGCCGTGCACCGGGACACCACCGACACGCTGCGTGCGCAGGCGCACGAGTTCAGCAACCGGCTGCACACCATCTCCGGGCTCATCGAGCTGGGCGAGTACGAGGAGGTGCAGCGCTACGTGATGCGCATCAGCCACCGCCACGAGCAGTGGCACGCCGAGGTCACCGCGCGCATCCACGACTCGGCGACCGCCGCGCTGCTGATCGCCAAGGCCAGCCTGGCCGCCGAGCGCGGCGTCGGGCTGCGCCTGGACGAGGGCAGCTACCTGCCCGCGCTCGACGACCGGCTCTCGGCCGACCTGGTCACGGTGCTGGGCAACCTGGTCGACAACGCCCTGGACGCGCTGGAGGGCGCGGGGGAGGCCGACGACCGCTGGGTCGAGATCGACGTGCGCTGCACCGACGAGGTCGTCGTCGTGGTGCGCGACTCCGGGCCCGGGGTGGCCGCCGAGATCGTCGAGGAGGTCTTCCGGCACGGCTTCACCACCAAGGCCGCGCGCGGCGGCGAGCGGGGGCTGGGGCTGGCCTTGACCAGGCAGATCTGCCATCGTCGCGGCGGCTCGGTGCACGTGCACAACGCACGCGGCGCGGTGTTCACCGCGACGCTGCCGCTGGGAGGACCGCAGGCATGA